GCTTCACTACCTAGTTGAAATACACAATTTTGTTGATGCATACGCTTCAACACTCACCTAATAACAAGCAGTCATTAAACGATTTCTGTCGATGTGGGAGGTTCTAGATCATCATGGACCACATCAACCGAGTCATTCAACAGGGTTGAATATCTCTATTCCACTGAGTCATTGAATATCCCTCAAAAATGCCCTATAAACAGAGTCATGGTTTCCTTCCTTTCGTTCCTTCCCTTGCATAGTCAAGTAGAAATCGTTCAATTCAATCATTTGTTGCCCCTAATCTCTCAAATCCGCAAGTATCCTACGATGATTTCATACATTCAGCTCCTCTTGGTGCGTCTTCCCTAGGTCCAGCTACTTTCTATGTTAGTGTATGCAGCTATCGTAACTTAATGTTGCCTCATACCGCCAGTGTTAATACCCACCAAGGTGAAGATAATGACTTCAACAAACAAGatcttgatgctgctgcttaTCATTTCAAAACATCCGTAAATCTTGACAGTCTCAGAATTATTATCATCAAATATTGAGCCAGTTGTACATACGTCGATTCTGAAGCAGCTCAGTCCAACAaggatgatggggatgacAGAGTGCATAACACCACCGTCGAGTGCTTTATTCCCGCTCCCCAAAAAGTGAATCTCGGCAAAAGAAGTCGCTACTGACGCCTAAAACTGAATAAAGTACGTAAACATGCGCTCGATCCGTTCAGCATCTCCGTAACTTTAGGCGGCGAATGAGCCCAACAAACCAATATGGTACAACAACCGCAATGCCCAGCTCAGCATCTACGGATTGACCGACATAGAGTGAAAGCGCTTCTGGAATCGGCCAAATACAGAGCATCTCAGCAATGCATTGCATGACTCCCCAGGCCACTAGCCCTGTACGAGAAATGCAAGGAGAACTGATGTCGGTTACTGAGTTCGAGAATTTGTCCACCGCGCCTATATAAACCCGTTCCAAAGGTGGCATTAACAGCAATCATCTGGACGACAACTGTCATTAGCTCTCACGATCCCAAATTCCTGCCGCCAATGGGTGATACAGTCTCTTATCCTACCGACATATGGATCCCTCGCAGCTCTCGGTGGACGGTTCGATCTTCGCTTGGCGTAACAGTTACTGTTTTCTCCATTATACAGATCCGACGTTTATTGGCGGCTATGTCTCTTCGAATTCCATGGTTGACGTTCAACGTAGAAGTATCTTGGTTCTCACTGTTGTATTGAATGGTATTGAAAATGGATGTTGTGTTTGCAGCAGCGTTGCTGATGGTTTGTTGCAAATTATCCCAACTTGGTGCATCTCCTTCTGTCGCCGCCCGGCTGAGATTTCCGGTTGAGCCTTGATGTCTGATGGTAGTTTCCGGTCAGTCCAACGTACTGAGCTCCTGCTCTATATGCCACTTGTTCAACATCGAGACTCTGGAGGCAAGTATGTATTCTCTCCTCGGCGATTAACCGCCCCAAAAGGAGGAGTGTCCTCAACCTTCTTCCGTCTGACAAAGAGACTGGCGAATTCATTTTCCTTTACGGTTCCGCGGCCATGTCGACGAACTTGTACACGAGACATGCCCAAGTTGCTCAGCTTCCAGACCTGGCGAATGGCATCTGAGTCCTCGATCCGCTCCGCGAAAATGAGTACATTACTTGGGTTTAGGTCCATGTGGTAACACACACCAAATCGTCTAACTCGGGTGTCCGAATTCCGCTGAGCAGAAAATGCAGGCTTTTTGCCAGACCAGCGGATGAAAGTATCAGTTCTGGCCTTGGTTTTATCGTTCGAGGGCCGTTGGGATGCTCTACCATCACACACGCACGGAGATAACAAATCGCAGTGGCATGAACAAGCTGTAATTGTCCCTGATCTGGAGACAGCTTAGGCTTTCCACGGTGTGTTTGTAATTCGGAGAGCTGGAACTGAGATTCTGACGGATTACTTCGTATTCTTCCTTTGCTTTCGGTAATCTTTCGAGCCACAGCCCTGGGCTTGACATTGTGGCTAAACGCGAGATCGGTATCGTCACGGATATGGACTTTCGCGACTACGAGAGGGTAGACGTTGTCAAACGCACCTTCTCCTACCGAAATCTCCTCCAAGTAAGGGACACGCTGTCAGTCAACATCTTGAAGCTTTActtccagcttcttctgtAAAATGGCCGCATAGAACCAGCCCTGTATCGTTATAAACTTCTTGGCGTCCACAGGATTCGGACATAATTTTTGAAAGCATGTGCAATACGCAGGTAAAGAACTTGGTTCGTTACCTCCTTTATTGCATATTGGCGACTATGAGTCGTTAACTACAACTAATTCTTTCACAAATGTTCTAGCCGCAGAAATACTGCGAGACGCAAACACAGTCGTACCGAGAAAGTTGTAGAGCCCCCTTTCTTTCACCCGCTCGGCGAAGAGTTCTTCAAAAGCCGAAATAATTTGTTGCTTGGTTTACCGAAGACTTCTAAGCTTCTAAAGAAGTCGTTAAGGTTTCTATTATTGCTCGCCAGAAGAATTTGTTTAGTGGCGCCTTTGGAACGAATCTTTGACTCTCGTCCTCTTTACGCTCGACTTTTATGAGTCTCTCCTTTTATAGACCGTCACAAATGGCGTCGAAATCATCCATCGCCATAACGATATCAAACTTACCATATGAGAGTTTCTTGTGAAAATGAAGCAACTACGGTTTCAAGCCATAATTTGAGAAATACATGTATTTTGCGGCATGGGGTCGTTCAACCCTGCTCCATATCCCAGCGCAGCATACTGTCAGCCAACCTCAGCTGGGAACAGGGAGAGCccaaagcaaaagcaaaataaaaaGTAATCAGTGTACAAATACAGACTTGCACGCTTCTGAAATTAAGAGTGAGGCTATGTTTCTTGCAAGAACTTGACAGCCTTGCTTTGCGCCTCGCAGTGGTATTTCTGGCGAATGGAACCAGAAAGCAGTTTGCGTGAGTTGACAAAGTACTCCCGTGAAGTGATATCATCAACTACTGACAACACCTTTGCAATTTGCTTCAGCTTCGCTAGCTTGTCGTGACACTTAACAACCTGACGGCGTGGCAGATAGGAGTGGGAGATATCAGGGTTCTGGCTTGACACGCTTGAACCGCCATGTCACTAGCGATGTTGTACAGGATGACAAGCACTGAACCTCCATTCGGCCAAAGGCATGAGGTGACAATATGACTGATTCGTTCCATGAAGGAAGTCTCCACGGACTGCGTTGGGGTGTTTTTGACACGCGCGGGTAACGCTTCAAAAGTTTAGGGTAGTACTGCATGCCAGCTTGAACCTCACTTCTAATATTGGCCACAACGGGTCAATGAAACGACcgaaaaaataaaataaaagaTGACGTAGTTCGCTTGGGAACACGGGTTAGAGTCCAATCGTATGCACTCCGTAAATGGTTTCAGGGATGTCTGCCTGATTGTGTTTGAATAAAATATCTCACCTACGCAGGTAGTTCCTATTGCAACCGAAAGCCACATACCATTTGCATCCATCGTTGTGGTCTGTGAAAAGGATCGGGTCGGATGCCGCGGAAAGTTCTGCAATCTCCTCGACACTGAACTCTGCATGCCAAAGCCATCCAACCGTTGTAACAGGCCTTAGCTGAGCCTTGACGACAACTAGCCAGAAATAGCACTTAGGAGCCTTGCCTTGACTGAACTGTTGGATCACAGCTTGAGTTTATCTCTTCGTGCGTCCTTGTTATTCGGCGCCTCACGCCACGCCACGAAAGTCAATGATGAGCCACCAACAGACACAAGGCATTTTGCTGTGTCTCGTCCTCACCTGTTTGTAACAACGCGGGATGCTCCCTCCGTGGTTCATTGATCCATGTTTGTAAGGATGGCCTATATTTCACAAATTTGCGGGGTCTCCTTTGTTCGGAGTTGCGGCATATTTACTTGCACTGGTTCCCGTGAACAGCAAGACCTgcattgatgatgtggtgatACAGtttgcatcatcaccagttACAAAACGGACCGTGACCATCTGGACAGCTCCATTGGCGGTAGTATCTGGGGCTAACGCGGTCCGGAATCTGGACACATCACTGCAGCCTGACTGATGAGAACCAATGTAATAAGCAAGTCGGGCAGCAGCGAAAGGCGTGGAGTACCCAAGGGTAAAAAAGAGCAGGAGGGTCCATGAAAAATTATGGTGCCTAAAGGTGAATGGGTTTGATGCGGCTTGCGAGTGTCTAGGTGAGCAAATTTGCTGGTGTTGCAGGAACGTCGCATGGCTCGAGGTGTGGAGCTCGGAAGTCAAACGAGAGCCATTTGGTTGCCCACATGTGCGAAGCTTTGGGAATCAGAGTTGAGAGCCATTGAGCACCGAGGGATTCTGAATAAATAAGCCTGTCAAGCTGGCCACGTTGTAGTCGTGACAAAGAGAGCAATGGTGGCGCAAGACTTGCGCTGTTAATTGGCTCGTCATTAATCATCATCAATATTTCGACAGGGAAGCGAGTTTGCTCTCCTGACACTTTAGCTCCAGCTTTTGGTTCCCCCGCCGCATCCTAGAACGTGCTGTACTGTGGTGTGCTTGGAATAAGAGATGTTGTCCATCCTTGTGAGGCTTGGCACTGAACCAAGCTGACGGGATCCAGCATGCGTGGCGTGCACTAACAGGCTCGGATGTTGGGTATCACGGTTGATCTGATGACAGGCCTGCAAGTCATTGTGCACCAGCACGCGTTCTCCCGCTCCAGCTCGGGATGTTACACGAACAATATAGCCGTGTTTGCTGGTCATACTTTGTCCCTGTCCGGGATTTGATGCGATACAGAACTTCTGAGAAGTTTTGTTGTGTTGACTGTCTATCTACAGGGCTCGAGGAGTCCATCGTGTTGCGCCGGAGATGTCGTAAAACAAGGACTGACGTGGGCCTGTGCTGAATGTAACATTTGGTCTGCTGAACGCTTCGAACATATGTACCCGAGGGCTGTCGTTGCACCGGTCAATTGCGAGTATTTAGCCCGAAATTGAGGGCTTAAAGTATCTTGTGTTTTTAGCGAGGAAGATTTCGAAGAGCCAGGCACGAGAGCCGAGAGGGAGCAAGCTGCACCCGACGGAATCCAACAAAGATGTCACGGTTGAAGGACAGCCATTTTGTAGGTCTCATCAGAAGCATCTAGGCCCTTGTCAGGCACCATCCAACGAAAAGCCCAGCTATGTTTGGCTTGTCCAGTCTCGATCgaagaagacggaggagCCCCTCACCGATTGCTGGATTGAAAGAGTCAAGCAGGACAGTAAATATAGTGGACCACCTGGGTTCGGTGTGATTGTCCAGATTATGATGGCTTTGTGGTAGGTCTCAGCTGGTTGGTAGGTTGGGACCGGGAATCAAGCTCAAGAGGGCCTCAGGTGGCATTCTCACGGTGGCACGAGGCCTCGATGCTCAACACTTGGGAGCTTCCTGGCATCCTGCCTGTTGGTCGGTCGTTTGGTTGTTGTGGCATATCGACCACCACTTCGCTCTCCGTCggcatggcgttgggggcATCTGGGGCATCAGCCTTGGAAGCCATGAATTATATCTTGGTCCTGGGTCCAGCTCCCCAACGGACTAAAacctccagctcctcaacCCCCGACTTGTCGTTTACGTCAGACTCAACCCTCGATTGTATCGATATCCAACATTGGACGGGGCATACATTCCGGTATGTGCCATGTTGAACCAAAGAGTGGATGGCTTTCTGGCTGACAGCACCCACAGTCGTAACGTTCAAACAGCCGAGTGGGAACAAGCTTGTTGCGTCACCGGTTGAAAAATCTCAAACAACATcaggctttcttgctgcgCACCTTTGTTGTGCTCGTGCTTTGCTGATAGACACTTTTTACTTTGCATGGGAAAGTGGACCAAGGTGACAAAAGGACGGAGTctgttgaccagactcggACTCAGACTCCATTCTCCCAGAAGCTTTCTCAGCCACCCACTCTGAGCACACTTTTGGGCAAGAGCCAACTCTGACCAGACGATACTCCCGTCGCAGCTCCTCGATTGATCCTTGATTCCTTCTTGGTTGCTCCTTGGCTGCTCCTTTTGTGGTGACTGCTCCTGCCTTGCCACCACTGGATAATCGGCCCACCCCACCTTGTTCCTTCCTTTTCGGCAGCGGCTCTTGCCTCTCCTGCAGCGCCTGAGCTTAGCCCAAGCCTGGTCAAAGCCTGGTCAAAGCCTGTCAGGCGACGACTTGGTCCACTTACAGCGACCGTACCCACTGTTCTGCCACCAATCTGCAACCCCGCATGCCTCAACCTTGGCCTGTACATGGTCGTCGTTGACGTTGcgtgctttgctttgctctgctgtctggtgctcggCCACATAGCTCTTTGAGCAAGATCTTGAGTGCGCGCATTCGGAGAGGcaccaaccaccagactccttcaCTGCCTCCAATCCGAGACGGTctttgctccatgtcttgaGCAAGggacagaaaaaaaaaacatccAACCCTGCCAGGTTTCAAGGCTCATGCATCTCACGCTGTGAAACATATCTCACGGCCACCCCGACAAATTTTAAGGCCTcaaagaagctcaagcttTGCTTTTTTGTCTTGACCACAATCAAGCTTTTGACCTTCATCATCCGCCTTGGTGCAAACTGATTCTTGTTGGAATTTTgtttattttcttcttcatcttccaacTCTCACCATACACAACCTCTGTCCGTTTGACGCCGTTGGCAACTTTTTTTCCATATGCGCTGGCAATAAATACCCGCCAGCCAGCTGGTACCAAGAAACCGGCCACACGCCATCTTCTCCGACAGCTCCGATTCAGCAATTGTCTCGTGGCAATTACCAATTGTGCCTACACGAATTGCACCTAAAGGAACAAACGTCGCCATTTGGCGACTCAGTTGGATTCAACAATGACGGTCTTCGTCTGCTCGCTGTTTCTCCCAAAGACCATCCAATTCAACCTGCCTGGCACTCCTCCTCGACGTAATACGATACGCAGCCGACCCAAGACAACAATTCCACCATCTCAACCACCTGCTGCGCCCGTCACTGAGACTCAACCCAGTCTCTTCAGCCCGCGTCCTGTGATCACCCCGCCCCATACTCCGACAGAAGAGACCGAATCGCCAGACCCATTTGCGAACGAAGATGGTCTACGCATACAGTTTCCACACGAGCTCGGCTCGCCCACCGATGAGGTTGCCTCAAGTTGGGGAGCTCGTGCTAATCAGCCCTTGTCGCGAGCCAACTCGCCTCCCCCGGCCGCAATTTTCGAAAGAGATAGGACGTTAGAAAAAGCTCGTGAACTTGGCCGGCGAGGTCTTGTCCAGCCTAAGCCACACATGCGAAGCGACAGCCACGACCGAGTCTTTTCTTCTGCCCCATGGAGAGTGGTGGATGCCGACCAAGGCAATGGCGGACTGCGCAATGCCGCGGAAGCTGCAGCACGAGATGGAAAGCTTGGGCATTATACTTGGGTGGGAACATTGGGGATGCCTACCGACGCCCTTGAGGGAACCCAGCAAAAGATCGACATCGAAGATACAATGGCAAACGACTACGATATGATGACAGTGTTCTGCTCTGACAAGGACTTTGATGGCCACTATAGCCACTTTTGCAAGCAGATCCTATGGCCCGTCTTCCATTACCAGATCCCAGACAACCCCAAGAGCAAGGCTTACGAAGACCATTCTTGGAAATATTACGTCAATGTGAATCAGGCCTTTGCCGACAAGATTGTCCAGAACTGGAAGCGTGGAGATGTCATCTGGGTACACGATTACCACTTACTACTGGTACCCGGAATGGTACGAAAGAAACTTCCCGATGCCAAGATAGGGTTCTTTCTCCACGTTGCCTTCCCATCGTCCGAGGTCTTTCGCTGCCTCGCTGTTCGCAAAGAGCTTTTGGAGGGCATGCTCGGAGCCAACCTTGTCGGCTTCCAGATCCAGGAATACACCCGCCACTTCCTGCAGACTTGCAGCAGAATCCTCAGCGTGGAGGCCACTCCCGAGGGCATCGAAATGGAGGATCGGTTCGTTGATGTCATCAACACAGCTATTGGAATTGACCCCATAAGCTTGGAAAAGAACCGTGGCGAACAAGACGTCTTGCGATGGCTCAATATTCTTCAGGAGAGAtacaagggcaagaaactCATCGTCGCTCGCGACAAGCTGGATCACGTCCGTGGCGTGCGCCAGAAACTCTTGGCTTATGAATTGTTCTTGAACAAGAACCCGCAGTGGCGCGAGCACACTGTTTTAATTCAAGTGGCCTTGTCCTCAAGCCAAAATAGCGACCTGGATGCTACAGTCTCGGATATCGTTACCAGAGTCAACTCCTCTTGGGCTAACCTGGCCTATCAGCCCGTGGTCTATCTCAAACAGGATATAGACTATGCGCAGtatcttgctcttctcacCATCGCTGACGCGCTCATGATCACAAGCCAACGCGAGGGCATGAACCTGACGTCA
The genomic region above belongs to Pochonia chlamydosporia 170 chromosome 2, whole genome shotgun sequence and contains:
- a CDS encoding alpha,alpha-trehalose phosphate synthase subunit (similar to Neosartorya fischeri NRRL 181 XP_001260036.1) produces the protein MTVFVCSLFLPKTIQFNLPGTPPRRNTIRSRPKTTIPPSQPPAAPVTETQPSLFSPRPVITPPHTPTEETESPDPFANEDGLRIQFPHELGSPTDEVASSWGARANQPLSRANSPPPAAIFERDRTLEKARELGRRGLVQPKPHMRSDSHDRVFSSAPWRVVDADQGNGGLRNAAEAAARDGKLGHYTWVGTLGMPTDALEGTQQKIDIEDTMANDYDMMTVFCSDKDFDGHYSHFCKQILWPVFHYQIPDNPKSKAYEDHSWKYYVNVNQAFADKIVQNWKRGDVIWVHDYHLLLVPGMVRKKLPDAKIGFFLHVAFPSSEVFRCLAVRKELLEGMLGANLVGFQIQEYTRHFLQTCSRILSVEATPEGIEMEDRFVDVINTAIGIDPISLEKNRGEQDVLRWLNILQERYKGKKLIVARDKLDHVRGVRQKLLAYELFLNKNPQWREHTVLIQVALSSSQNSDLDATVSDIVTRVNSSWANLAYQPVVYLKQDIDYAQYLALLTIADALMITSQREGMNLTSHEYIFCQDGKIYPNRKHGSLILSEFTGTSSLFGKSELSVNPWDYRQCADAIKQALEMGDDEKTRRWEKLHESVARHTGSHWFGELLSHLDRAYEEQHKRAQTSVPRLSIPDVCSKYEASGRRLFMLDYEGTLVSWGPVNQIIPVSPQRTLDVLNDLLLDDRNIVYVMSGRQPEEVDRVFRRVPGLGLIAENGCFIKDCGSEKWVEMSDSAQIDNWKSSVKEILRYYLERTPGAEVEERHCSLLFHYDGAEDQEAAARLAADCASHVNDACESQRVHAIVLDGTIAVEPMDWTKSTAAHKVFENLNSEACSKGENKKAVDFLMVVGDGREDEKVFKWANKLEKRQTVESVFTVSLGNRSTEAAATLTQGVSGEFIRDSLRYLTER